From one Streptomyces sp. SCSIO 30461 genomic stretch:
- a CDS encoding transglycosylase domain-containing protein, whose translation MANKRSGGGLTGTQQAAKFIGVSVLSGAVLAGLALPAAGALGLAAKGTVEGFDTIPANMKTPPLSQRTTILDAEGGQIATVYSRNRTVVPLKDISPHMQRAIVAIEDARFYQHGAVDPKGLLRAANTNAQGGGVKQGGSTLTQQYVKNVFIEEAGDDPTKVAQATQQTIGRKVRELKYAIQVEKELGKKKILENYLNITFFGQQAYGVEAASKRYFSKSAKDLNLEEAALLAGIVQSPSIYDPVNNEKTATLRRNTVLQRMADIRSITQQEADEAKAKPVQLDLSKPKNGCITSVDGAGFFCDYVRKTMLSDPTFGKTTEERQRLWDLGGLTIRTTLDPRAQEAANEAATAKVNKDDKVAAAVVQLEPGSGKILSMGQSRPYGLDSSRHETVLNLSVDGKMGGTTYGFQVGSTFKPITAAAALEKGLSPAQSFSSGWKIDMPLNSFTECSGSPAGSGTWAVQNELKSETGSWDMTSALGKSINTYFAKLEQMTGLCETVEMAQKVGYKTGKGKKIPEKPSITLGSIESTPLSMAAVYATFANRGTYCSPIAIESVTTAEGKNLKVPKSRCTRAMSERTADTVNQMLKGVVEDGTGTQAGLSDRDNAGKTGTTNDRKDAWFVGYTPNLATAVWVGDDIGEKTSMFNIRIGGRYYDKVCGGCLPGPIWKIAMTGALDASETPSFAPVDVPRGDARDGSEDERDGDGDRRRKRDRDRGDDDGDQGGPFPGISLPPGVIGGLDGGGSNRGGSNGGPANDTGGRN comes from the coding sequence ATGGCAAACAAGCGCTCGGGCGGAGGTCTGACAGGGACCCAGCAGGCCGCCAAGTTCATCGGCGTCAGTGTGCTCTCCGGAGCAGTACTGGCAGGCCTAGCCCTGCCCGCCGCAGGCGCACTGGGGCTCGCGGCCAAGGGCACGGTCGAGGGGTTCGACACGATTCCCGCCAATATGAAGACGCCCCCGCTCAGCCAGCGCACCACCATCCTGGACGCCGAAGGCGGCCAGATCGCCACCGTCTACTCCCGCAACCGCACAGTCGTCCCACTCAAGGACATCTCGCCCCATATGCAGCGGGCGATCGTCGCGATCGAGGACGCACGCTTCTACCAGCACGGCGCGGTCGACCCCAAGGGCCTGCTCCGCGCGGCCAACACGAACGCCCAGGGCGGGGGCGTCAAGCAGGGCGGCTCTACCCTCACCCAGCAGTACGTCAAGAACGTCTTCATCGAGGAGGCGGGCGACGACCCGACCAAGGTCGCCCAGGCCACCCAGCAGACCATCGGCCGCAAGGTCCGCGAGCTCAAGTACGCGATCCAGGTCGAAAAGGAGCTCGGGAAGAAGAAGATCCTTGAGAACTACCTCAACATCACCTTCTTCGGCCAGCAGGCGTACGGCGTCGAGGCAGCCTCCAAGCGCTACTTCTCCAAGTCCGCCAAGGACCTGAATCTGGAGGAGGCGGCCCTGCTCGCGGGGATCGTGCAGTCCCCGAGCATCTACGACCCGGTCAACAACGAGAAGACCGCGACCCTTCGGCGCAACACCGTGCTGCAGCGGATGGCAGACATCCGCAGCATCACGCAGCAGGAGGCGGACGAGGCCAAGGCCAAACCGGTCCAGCTCGATCTCAGCAAGCCCAAGAACGGCTGCATCACATCCGTCGACGGTGCCGGCTTCTTCTGTGACTACGTGCGCAAGACGATGCTCTCCGACCCGACCTTCGGGAAGACGACGGAGGAGCGCCAGAGGCTGTGGGACCTCGGCGGTCTGACCATCAGGACCACGCTCGACCCGCGGGCCCAGGAGGCTGCCAACGAGGCGGCCACCGCCAAGGTCAACAAGGACGACAAGGTCGCGGCTGCCGTGGTGCAGCTTGAACCGGGCAGCGGCAAGATCCTCTCGATGGGGCAGTCGCGCCCGTACGGCCTCGACTCAAGCCGCCACGAGACGGTGCTCAACCTGTCGGTCGACGGCAAGATGGGCGGCACGACCTACGGCTTCCAGGTCGGCTCGACCTTCAAGCCGATCACGGCGGCGGCGGCCCTGGAGAAGGGGCTCAGCCCGGCGCAGTCGTTCTCCAGCGGCTGGAAGATCGACATGCCCTTGAACTCCTTCACGGAGTGTTCGGGGTCTCCTGCCGGGAGCGGGACCTGGGCAGTGCAGAACGAGCTGAAGTCGGAGACCGGCAGCTGGGACATGACGAGCGCGCTCGGCAAGTCCATCAACACCTACTTCGCCAAGCTGGAGCAGATGACCGGGCTCTGCGAGACGGTCGAGATGGCACAGAAGGTGGGCTACAAGACGGGCAAGGGGAAGAAGATCCCCGAGAAGCCGTCGATCACCCTCGGTTCCATCGAGAGCACCCCGCTGTCGATGGCCGCCGTCTACGCCACCTTCGCCAACCGCGGCACGTACTGCTCGCCGATCGCCATCGAGTCGGTGACCACCGCCGAGGGCAAGAACCTCAAGGTGCCGAAGTCCCGGTGCACTCGGGCGATGAGCGAGAGGACGGCTGACACCGTCAACCAGATGCTCAAGGGCGTGGTCGAGGACGGCACCGGCACCCAGGCCGGTCTCAGTGACCGGGACAACGCGGGCAAGACGGGTACCACCAACGACCGCAAGGACGCCTGGTTCGTCGGTTACACACCGAACCTCGCCACCGCAGTGTGGGTCGGTGACGACATCGGCGAGAAGACGTCGATGTTCAACATCAGGATCGGCGGCCGGTACTACGACAAGGTGTGCGGTGGCTGTCTGCCCGGTCCGATCTGGAAGATCGCGATGACCGGGGCGCTGGACGCCTCCGAGACGCCGTCCTTCGCCCCTGTCGACGTGCCGCGCGGCGATGCGCGCGACGGCTCCGAGGACGAGCGCGACGGTGACGGCGACCGGCGGCGCAAGCGTGACCGTGACAGGGGCGACGACGACGGCGACCAGGGAGGACCCTTCCCCGGGATCTCCCTCCCGCCCGGAGTCATCGGAGGCCTGGACGGCGGTGGTTCGAACCGCGGAGGCTCGAACGGCGGGCCGGCCAACGACACCGGCGGACGCAACTGA